Proteins found in one Stigmatopora nigra isolate UIUO_SnigA chromosome 15, RoL_Snig_1.1, whole genome shotgun sequence genomic segment:
- the rnps1 gene encoding RNA-binding protein with serine-rich domain 1 isoform X2, with protein sequence MAPSPTKRKEEEKTKERGKEKSAAKDGEKDRGRDKARKRRSASTGSSSSSSSGSSSGSSSGSSSSGSSHSGSSSSRSSSSSSSSGSPSPSRRRHDNRRRSRSASKTQKRGDDKDKDKERRKRTPSPKPTKVHLGRLTRNVTKDHIQEIFATYGKIKSVEMPMERQVPHMSKCFAYVEYESPEEAQKALKYMDGGQIDGQEITAAAVLPQRVRPPPRRLSPPRRMPPPPPMWRRSPPRMRRRSRSPRRRSPVRRRSRSRSTGRRRHRSRSSSNSSR encoded by the exons AT GGCTCCATCGCCCACCAAGCGAAAGGAAGAGGAGAAAACTAAAGAGCGGGGCAAGGAAAAGTCTGCAGCCAAGGATGGCGAAAAAGACAGAGGTCGGGATAAAGCCAGAAAACGCCGCAGCGCGTCCACtggaagcagcagcagcag CAGCTCCGGTTCCAGCTCGGGCTCATCCAGCGGCTCCAGTTCTTCCGGAAGCAGCCATTCGGGCTCATCTAGCTCCAGATCTTCGTCGTCCTCCAGCTCTTCGGGCTCGCCCAGTCCTAGCCGGCGACGTCATGACAACCGCCGTCGCTCACGCTCGGC GTCCAAAACACAGAAGAGGGGAGATGACAAGGATAAGGACAAGGAGAGGAGGAAGAGAACCCCCAGTCCAAAACCCACCAAAGTTCATCTGGGGAGACTGACTAGGAACGTCACCAAG GATCACATCCAAGAAATCTTCGCCACATACGGCAAAATCAAGTCGGTGGAGATGCCCATGGAGCGACAAGTGCCCCACATGTCCAAGTGCTTCGCTTATGTGGAGTATGAGAGTCCCGAGGAGGCCCAGAAGGCCCTCAAATATATGGATGGAG GTCAAATTGACGGACAGGAGATCACGGCGGCCGCCGTGCTCCCCCAGAGGGTGCGTCCTCCCCCACGCCGCCTGTCTCCCCCTCGCCGGATGCCACCTCCGCCGCCCATGTGGCGACGCAGCCCACCGCGCATGAGGAGAAG GTCCCGCTCACCAAGGAGACGTTCCCCCGTCCGCCGCCGTTCCCGTTCGAGATCCACGGGGCGCAGACGTCACCGTTCCCGTTCCAGCTCCAACTCGTCCAGATAA
- the LOC144208527 gene encoding uncharacterized protein LOC144208527 yields the protein MGRLDDAAKRKVVELRKAGLSFRKIKAVLELENIKVSAQAIYLFLREFQGRRPGRVRPLEVGHHAPPAPRQNLVGGLQESWSNIRLQNLLRDASHRAGFTKFAKQASTEADGKTSGGGQNSADDNDVQIVSVTSLAPNQQRAETSATSSPGTASLAFSRRRVTPSPATSSMLAARKRILDKALTHRMKVTSLLRRDIQRSELAGISPQQKQQQQQQSSSGASTHYDLTTEKSGLPDADASTTRRLIPQRTGLSTRSLHALPRVGTRLLPRAPPPPLASSSPANVRAPPSSGEEARGGLQEQIRTLGSEMRMLGLAVKMLTEQQSRMEREQAQQTHVQKQILSTLQTLAAKAGSCARPAQDPKTPSPSCLPSTSSAYGQGAFNFGQVTFGQCGQMQPTYDSLENLEPILNAEGPNGYPPCGVGATVDDHPLTLTPPQTQQAYAEAYPRQNCLIAPYAQSYAPAYERSHAQVFREGGAKTADFQSGCSGRDLQDCSVSTQDQHLNIIKVEGP from the exons ATGGGTCGCCTGGACGACGCCGCCAAGCGCAAAGTGGTGGAGCTGAGGAAAGCCGGCCTGAGCTTCCGCAAAATAAAAGCTGTGTTGGAGCTGGAGAACATCAAGGTGTCTGCACAAGCTATCTACCTATTCCTCCGGGAGTTCCAAGGCAGGCGACCGGGCAGGGTCCGCCCCCTGGAGGTCGGCCACCATGCACCCCCGGCTCCCCGGCAAAATCTAGTCGGGGGTCTACAGGAAAGCTGGAGCAACATACGACTGCAAAATCTGCTACGGGACGCCTCGCACCGCGCCGGCTTCACCAAGTTCGCCAAACAGGCGTCCACGGAAGCAGACGGCAAAACATCCGGGGGCGGGCAAAACAGCGCCGACGATAACGACGTCCAGATTGTGAGCGTCACATCTCTGGCGCCAAATCAGCAACGAGCAGAAACCAGCGCTACTTCTTCTCCTGGAACGGCGTCCCTGGCCTTCAGCAGGAGGAGAGTGACTCCTTCCCCCGCCACTAGTTCCATGCTTGCCGCCCGTAAACGCATTTTGGATAAAGCGCTGACCCACAGAATGAAG GTAACATCATTATTGAGGCGGGATATCCAAAGATCGGAATTAGCTGGAATATcaccacaacaaaaacaacaacaacaacaacaatcatcaTCTGGAGCATCAACACATTATGATCTGACCACAGAGAAG AGCGGGTTGCCAGACGCAGACGCGAGCACAACAAGGCGCCTCATCCCCCAGCGAACTGGTCTTTCCACACGTTCCCTCCACGCTCTCCCTCGAGTCGGTACACGGCTCCTCCCCCGcgcgccgcctcctcctctaGCCTCCTCGTCTCCCGCCAACGTCCGCGCCCCACCCTCAAGCGGCGAGGAGGCGAGGGGCGGACTCCAGGAACAAATCCGGACGCTGGGCTCGGAGATGCGCATGCTAGGCTTAGCGGTGAAGATGCTAACGGAGCAGCAGAGCCGCATGGAGAGGGAGCAGGCTCAGCAGACTCATGTTCAAAAGCAGATTCTCAGCACCCTGCAAACCCTAGCGGCCAAAGCGGGGTCCTGCGCCCGGCCAGCGCAGGATCCCAAAACTCCGTCCCCTTCCTGTCTTCCCAGCACGTCTTCCGCGTACGGCCAAGGCGCGTTCAACTTCGGCCAAGTCACCTTCGGCCAATGTGGGCAAATGCAGCCCACCTACGATTCGCTGGAGAATCTGGAGCCCATTTTGAACGCAGAGGGCCCTAACGGCTACCCGCCGTGCGGAGTCGGCGCCACCGTTGACGACCATCCACTCACTCTGACCCCGCCACAAACTCAACAGGCGTACGCGGAGGCGTACCCTCGCCAAAACTGCCTGATTGCACCCTACGCCCAGTCGTACGCGCCCGCTTACGAGCGCTCGCACGCGCAGGTGTTCCGAGAGGGCGGAGCTAAAACGGCAGATTTCCAAAGCGGCTGTTCGGGAAGGGATCTTCAAGACTGTAGCGTGTCCACGCAGGATCAACACCTCAATATTATCAAGGTAGAAGGACCCTAG
- the rnps1 gene encoding RNA-binding protein with serine-rich domain 1 isoform X1, which translates to MAPSPTKRKEEEKTKERGKEKSAAKDGEKDRGRDKARKRRSASTGSSSSSSSSGSSSGSSSGSSSSGSSHSGSSSSRSSSSSSSSGSPSPSRRRHDNRRRSRSASKTQKRGDDKDKDKERRKRTPSPKPTKVHLGRLTRNVTKDHIQEIFATYGKIKSVEMPMERQVPHMSKCFAYVEYESPEEAQKALKYMDGGQIDGQEITAAAVLPQRVRPPPRRLSPPRRMPPPPPMWRRSPPRMRRRSRSPRRRSPVRRRSRSRSTGRRRHRSRSSSNSSR; encoded by the exons AT GGCTCCATCGCCCACCAAGCGAAAGGAAGAGGAGAAAACTAAAGAGCGGGGCAAGGAAAAGTCTGCAGCCAAGGATGGCGAAAAAGACAGAGGTCGGGATAAAGCCAGAAAACGCCGCAGCGCGTCCACtggaagcagcagcagcag CAGCAGCTCCGGTTCCAGCTCGGGCTCATCCAGCGGCTCCAGTTCTTCCGGAAGCAGCCATTCGGGCTCATCTAGCTCCAGATCTTCGTCGTCCTCCAGCTCTTCGGGCTCGCCCAGTCCTAGCCGGCGACGTCATGACAACCGCCGTCGCTCACGCTCGGC GTCCAAAACACAGAAGAGGGGAGATGACAAGGATAAGGACAAGGAGAGGAGGAAGAGAACCCCCAGTCCAAAACCCACCAAAGTTCATCTGGGGAGACTGACTAGGAACGTCACCAAG GATCACATCCAAGAAATCTTCGCCACATACGGCAAAATCAAGTCGGTGGAGATGCCCATGGAGCGACAAGTGCCCCACATGTCCAAGTGCTTCGCTTATGTGGAGTATGAGAGTCCCGAGGAGGCCCAGAAGGCCCTCAAATATATGGATGGAG GTCAAATTGACGGACAGGAGATCACGGCGGCCGCCGTGCTCCCCCAGAGGGTGCGTCCTCCCCCACGCCGCCTGTCTCCCCCTCGCCGGATGCCACCTCCGCCGCCCATGTGGCGACGCAGCCCACCGCGCATGAGGAGAAG GTCCCGCTCACCAAGGAGACGTTCCCCCGTCCGCCGCCGTTCCCGTTCGAGATCCACGGGGCGCAGACGTCACCGTTCCCGTTCCAGCTCCAACTCGTCCAGATAA
- the ccp110 gene encoding uncharacterized protein ccp110 gives MWMENYEKFCIRSVSTLQEEGKFKKRTCETPVTYSSVILYCGKAVLAPLLNGEQRQQMCDLRRRAVQLETRQRTRQKTKPSGQVPDLPTNCTGSGLVPLDNNDLKDSNKPAMTISNDTIEMPKSPQATPLAAYTLITGFPGLPTQSGSGLQKTDPILNGLVDQAEVEIEEKSDEEEFSTDSLLKQPKLSPEAILEKDRSSPKNTIEFGFSLHRSPIGSPKMRFPQNLNTPPPQQSQSFSDQNIGPPTPESRLSPLFQKRKPRPFSTGNMHMAFPGILGEGTGSSDWEEALSGAARSPDCLDLDSNDGLGLLSRVGSQKSSPSESHGLVSPSLAFRRRCHTMDGQLHGDQLEWIDRSQERKPRFMGGVTMRPSSWCNSKRVENPLAYQQRPSISPEVNFRKDLRSSPNEISPTSFKNFVDARGNLEETQRRAQLLEDMQRRLQEEHALQMSLLLAEQEKEQRRLLTELEETERILREQEHVKLHNQDTWKSVSTNQLLPVLSPSTSKPGQSTGFPGPVSPNVTSPSAKSPVYLRGGSTWAAPKPQARLNQVPKSEQRLALCRVGAIARGFLVRRLLKTHKVQHLRQTVTDTQEFIGSFQTEGPQKKTTISAQDVSLQGRVRAQLRAALYDIHQIFFEIPLEDRMGLLQQDRELCAEKRQRDMEKAKKEKEKIVSAATLRSLDRKKREGESPGQARKVAQKPKSPTPNRVQKSNQVPKSVPSQFNRQGSWYKKTPEARVKRMDNLKKQHSLG, from the exons ATGTGGAtggaaaactatgaaaaattCTGCATACGAAGTGTTTCCACGCTCCAGGAGGAGGGCAAATTCAAGAAAAGGACATGTGAGACGCCCGTGACGTACTCATCCGTCATCCTCTACTGTGGGAAAGCTGTTTTGGCCCCTCTg CTGAATGGAGAGCAACGCCAACAAATGTGCGACCTCAGGCGCAGGGCTGTCCAGTTGGAAACACGACAGCGGACAAGGCAGAAGACCAAGCCTTCAGGCCAAGTTCCAGACCTACCGACAAATTGCACCGGGTCTGGTTTGGTTCCACTGGATAATAATGACCTCAAAGACAGCAACAAACCAGCTATGACG ATATCCAACGACACGATAGAAATGCCCAAGAGTCCCCAAGCAACACCATTGGCTGCCTACACCTTGATAACTGGCTTTCCAGGACTTCCCACACAGTCTGGATCTGGTCTTCAGAAAACTGATCCAATACTCAACGGTTTAGTGGACCAGGCAGAAGTTGAAATAGAAGAAAAGAGCGACGAAGAAGAATTCAGCACAGACAGCCTTCTTAAACAACCAAAACTATCCCCGGAAGCCATTTTGGAAAAAGACCGATCTAGTCCGAAAAACACCATTGAATTCGGTTTCAGTTTGCACCGAAGCCCCATTGGCTCTCCTAAAATGAGATTCCCTCAAAATCTGAACACGCCTCCACCACAACAGTCCCAGAGTTTTTCCGATCAGAACATCGGACCCCCGACTCCAGAGTCCAGGTTAAGTCCCTTGTTTCAGAAACGAAAACCACGGCCATTTTCTACGGGGAACATGCATATGGCGTTCCCGGGAATTTTAGGAGAAGGAACCGGGTCGTCCGATTGGGAAGAAGCGCTTTCTGGAGCCGCAAGATCGCCAGATTGCCTCGACTTGGACTCGAACGACGGTCTTGGTCTTCTTAGCAGGGTTGGAAGCCAAAAATCCAGTCCATCTGAAAGCCACGGCCTTGTCAGTCCGTCATTGGCGTTTCGAAGGCGCTGCCATACCATGGACGGCCAGTTGCATGGCGACCAATTGGAGTGGATCGACCGCAGCCAAGAAAGAAAGCCTCGTTTCATGGGCGGAGTCACCATGCGGCCTTCCAGTTGGTGCAACTCAAAGAGGGTCGAGAATCCATTGGCCTATCAGCAAAGGCCTTCCATTTCCCCTGAAGTCAATTTTAGGAAGGATCTTCGAAGTTCTCCAAACGAGATTTCGCCGACTTCCTTCAAAAATTTTGTGGATGCACGTGGAAATCTAG AGGAGACGCAGAGACGAGCACAACTTCTGGAGGACATGCAAAGGCGTCTGCAGGAGGAACACGCTTTACAAATGTCGCTGCTCCTGGCCGAGCAGGAAAAAGAGCAACGGCGCCTCCTCACG GAGCTTGAAGAGACTGAACGAATACTGAGGGAACAGGAACATGTGAAGCTCCACAACCAAGATACGTGGAAGTCTGTGTCTACCAACCAGCTGCTTCCAGTTCTGAGCCCATCCACGTCGAAACCAGGACAAAGTACAG GTTTCCCCGGTCCCGTTAGTCCTAACGTGACCTCGCCTTCTGCCAAGTCCCCGGTCTACCTACGAGGAGGGTCGACGTGGGCAGCTCCCAAACCTCAAGCCAGGCTAAACCAG GTTCCGAAAAGCGAACAGCGGCTTGCATTGTGTCGCGTGGGCGCCATCGCCCGCGGCTTCCTCGTGCGGAGGCTGCTGAAAACGCACAAGGTTCAACATCTGCGTCAGACTGTTACG GACACCCAAGAATTCATTGGTTCCTTCCAGACTGAAGGTCCACAGAAGAAAACCACCATCTCGGCTCAGGATGTTTCCCTTCAAGGGAGGGTTCGAGCCCAG ttacgTGCGGCTCTTTATGACATCCACCAGATCTTCTTTGAGATCCCCCTGGAGGATCGCATGGGCCTGCTGCAGCAGGACCGGGAACTCTGCGCTGAGAAGAGGCAACGTGATATG GAAAAAGCCAAGaaggaaaaggagaaaataGTGTCTGCTGCCACATTAAGATCTTTGGACCGCAAAAAGAG GGAGGGGGAGTCCCCTGGCCAGGCCCGAAAAGTGGCGCAGAAGCCCAAAAGTCCCACCCCCAATAG AGTACAAAAGTCCAACCAAGTCCCCAAAAGTGTTCCGAGCCAGTTCAACCGCCAAGG GAGCTGGTACAAAAAGACACCCGAAGCGAGAGTCAAGAGGATGGACAACCTGAAGAAGCAACATTCGTTGGGATAA